A section of the Hippea sp. KM1 genome encodes:
- the tsaD gene encoding tRNA (adenosine(37)-N6)-threonylcarbamoyltransferase complex transferase subunit TsaD: protein MILAFDTSCDDTAVAVLKDNGDYVNLIASQVEVHSSLGGVVPELAARKHAEIIAALTKEAIREAQIDMDQIDFLAATVGPGLLPSLLVGVAFAKALAYSHNIALIPVHHIEGHIFAPFFGRDITFPFLSLVVSGGHTHLFLVEGVGKYQIIGKTLDDAVGEAFDKVARLLGLGYPGGPVIDRLSKTGDPYRFKVPQGLKHEKGYNFSFSGVKTYVKNLVNSMGGLSKSDVSDIAASFQRASIDILIEKTLKAAKEYDVSIVSISGGVSANSYLREAFVEAGTKYGIDVVLPPSEMTTDNALMIAYRASFMPDKEATSRLCLVEAKPSIRVGEGLI from the coding sequence ATGATCCTGGCATTTGATACATCGTGCGACGATACGGCCGTTGCCGTTTTGAAGGATAACGGTGATTATGTAAACCTCATAGCCTCTCAGGTCGAGGTGCACAGCTCATTGGGCGGTGTGGTGCCTGAGCTTGCAGCAAGGAAGCATGCAGAGATTATAGCTGCACTGACAAAGGAGGCTATCAGAGAAGCACAGATAGATATGGATCAGATAGACTTTTTGGCAGCCACTGTTGGCCCTGGGCTTTTGCCCAGCCTGCTTGTGGGTGTTGCATTTGCCAAGGCGCTGGCTTATTCACACAATATCGCCTTGATTCCTGTGCACCACATAGAGGGTCATATATTTGCCCCGTTTTTTGGAAGGGATATAACCTTTCCATTTCTTTCTTTGGTTGTATCGGGCGGCCATACCCACCTGTTTTTGGTTGAGGGTGTCGGTAAGTATCAAATTATAGGCAAGACGCTGGATGATGCAGTGGGTGAGGCTTTCGATAAGGTTGCAAGGCTGCTGGGTTTGGGGTATCCTGGAGGGCCTGTTATAGACAGGTTGTCAAAAACCGGAGATCCTTATCGTTTCAAGGTTCCTCAGGGATTGAAACATGAAAAAGGCTATAATTTTAGCTTTAGCGGTGTAAAGACATATGTCAAAAACCTTGTCAATAGCATGGGTGGGTTGTCAAAAAGTGATGTTTCAGATATTGCAGCATCCTTTCAGAGGGCCTCGATCGATATATTAATTGAAAAGACCCTTAAGGCAGCCAAGGAGTATGATGTCAGTATCGTGTCAATTTCTGGTGGTGTCTCTGCAAACTCCTATCTGAGGGAGGCCTTTGTTGAGGCAGGCACAAAATACGGCATCGATGTGGTTTTACCGCCCAGTGAGATGACGACCGACAATGCATTGATGATAGCATACAGGGCCTCCTTTATGCCCGATAAGGAGGCCACCAGCAGGCTCTGTTTGGTTGAGGCTAAGCCCTCCATCAGGGTAGGGGAGGGCTTAATCTAA
- the cysE gene encoding serine O-acetyltransferase has protein sequence MAKAIKALTLTFGVFAVGSFVALKKTGAIETLKEDIQTVFERDPAARSVPEIIFCYPGLHALWFHRVAHFLWNHDLKFAGRFLSHISRFLTGIEIHPGAKIGKRFFIDHGMGVVIGETAEIGDDVTLYQGVTLGGTSLKKVKRHPTVGKNVVVGSGAKVLGALKIGDNSKIGSGSVVIRDVPENSTVVGIPAKVVKKEKVEKKVDLEHTKLPDVEGKVIRYLLHRIEELEKEISALKEGKPEEIELERKKEAEELKKIEKYIKSYELEGLD, from the coding sequence ATGGCCAAGGCGATAAAGGCACTAACGCTTACATTCGGCGTGTTTGCCGTGGGCAGTTTTGTGGCCTTAAAAAAGACAGGGGCGATTGAAACACTAAAGGAGGATATACAGACGGTCTTTGAAAGGGATCCTGCAGCAAGGAGCGTGCCTGAGATAATATTCTGCTACCCAGGTCTGCATGCGCTCTGGTTTCACAGGGTCGCCCATTTTTTGTGGAATCACGACCTTAAGTTCGCAGGTCGATTCCTATCCCACATATCGAGATTCCTTACCGGTATTGAGATACATCCAGGGGCTAAGATAGGTAAGCGCTTCTTTATCGACCACGGCATGGGTGTTGTAATCGGTGAAACGGCAGAGATCGGCGATGATGTAACGCTTTATCAGGGCGTGACATTGGGCGGAACGAGCCTGAAGAAGGTAAAAAGACACCCGACGGTGGGTAAGAATGTGGTTGTGGGAAGCGGCGCCAAGGTATTGGGCGCCTTAAAGATAGGCGACAACTCCAAGATAGGCTCAGGCAGCGTCGTAATCAGGGATGTGCCGGAGAACTCCACCGTCGTCGGCATACCGGCCAAGGTCGTCAAGAAGGAGAAGGTCGAAAAGAAGGTGGATTTAGAGCATACAAAGCTGCCCGATGTGGAGGGCAAGGTCATAAGGTATCTGCTTCACAGGATAGAGGAGCTTGAAAAGGAGATATCCGCCTTAAAGGAGGGTAAGCCCGAAGAGATAGAATTGGAGCGCAAGAAGGAGGCAGAAGAGCTTAAAAAGATAGAGAAATACATAAAAAGCTATGAGCTTGAGGGGTTAGATTAA
- a CDS encoding HD family phosphohydrolase produces MESKKKDKIKENIQDVIERIFNEHVVAGLFFLAIILINLPRSSSTYYNLRVGDIAPKTIRSTVSMLVEDKEATKKRIEDAINNVPPVFDYNSQFITSTINSIKKAFSLINPQDPQSSKDIFFKTLKIKPSPTLYSRLLKYDQKDIITYATLALKELQGLYIVSSVRELYKFTPKKIIVRDIQKPDEEKFISKDDVVDVLRAKILAYNALRDEVEDAGLRNTVWDLISQLIMPNLTFNSLATQKKKEEAAKKVNKVFFKISKGEIIVRSGDVITKADYLKLNALNSIKQKENAYVKFLANILLFLIMSIILFKIYEITKAKKNKWLKKTRILAIAETLIVIQFLIFKLFNYLASVVSFSSADFPQTAIMFSTPFAVAAMMLAIMIDFELAFLTSILLSVSSWLLTSADSASNFGLYVFFGSIVGALSIRKEKTRTGIIKAGLYVSFSSVILIVIFHLLKGGQLNRSLLTELVFGFGSGIFSSIIVSGLLPVFEYIFNMTTDIKLLELGNLNNPLLKELAIKAPGTYHHSIVVSSLAEAAASEIGANPLIAKVGSYYHDIGKIKKPMYFVENQTDGINPHDNLKPSISALIIKNHVKYGVEIAKKHRLGNYIIDIIQQHHGTSLIKYFYNKAKENGLNPKEEDFRYPGPKPQTKEAGIVMIADEVEAASKTLSNPTVAHLNDFVREITNKIFLDGQLDECELTLKDLNKITTSFVNVLVGIFHHRIEYPDEEKQNEPNGDNKKA; encoded by the coding sequence TCATCAACCTGCCCCGCTCATCATCGACCTATTACAACCTAAGGGTAGGCGATATTGCACCCAAAACCATAAGGTCAACCGTTTCGATGCTTGTGGAGGACAAGGAGGCGACAAAGAAGCGCATCGAGGATGCCATAAACAATGTCCCGCCGGTCTTTGATTACAACTCGCAGTTTATAACATCCACCATAAACTCCATAAAAAAGGCATTTTCTCTTATAAACCCACAGGATCCCCAAAGCTCCAAAGACATATTCTTTAAAACACTTAAGATAAAACCCAGCCCAACACTCTATTCGAGGCTGTTAAAATACGACCAAAAGGACATAATAACCTATGCAACGCTGGCCCTAAAGGAGCTGCAGGGGTTGTATATAGTCTCTTCAGTAAGGGAGTTGTATAAGTTCACACCAAAGAAGATCATTGTTAGGGATATACAGAAACCCGACGAGGAGAAGTTCATATCCAAAGACGATGTGGTGGATGTCCTAAGGGCCAAGATACTGGCCTATAATGCATTGAGGGATGAGGTGGAGGATGCAGGCCTGCGCAACACCGTATGGGATTTGATATCGCAGCTGATCATGCCCAACCTGACATTCAACTCCCTGGCCACGCAGAAGAAGAAGGAAGAGGCAGCCAAAAAGGTAAATAAGGTCTTCTTTAAGATATCAAAGGGTGAGATCATCGTCCGCAGCGGCGATGTAATAACGAAGGCGGATTACCTAAAGCTAAATGCATTGAACTCCATAAAACAGAAGGAAAACGCCTATGTAAAGTTTCTGGCCAATATACTCCTATTCCTCATCATGTCCATAATACTCTTCAAGATTTACGAAATCACCAAAGCCAAAAAGAACAAGTGGCTTAAAAAAACACGCATACTCGCCATAGCCGAAACGCTAATCGTTATACAGTTTTTGATATTCAAGCTATTCAACTATCTGGCAAGCGTCGTAAGCTTCTCATCGGCAGATTTTCCTCAAACCGCCATCATGTTCAGCACGCCGTTTGCCGTGGCAGCCATGATGCTGGCAATAATGATAGACTTTGAGCTGGCATTTTTAACATCGATACTCCTAAGCGTCTCATCGTGGCTTTTAACATCGGCCGACTCGGCCTCTAACTTTGGCCTGTATGTGTTCTTTGGCAGCATAGTCGGTGCACTCAGCATAAGAAAGGAAAAAACCAGAACCGGCATCATAAAGGCCGGATTGTATGTCTCATTCAGCAGCGTTATACTCATAGTCATATTCCATCTCCTAAAGGGTGGCCAACTGAACAGATCGCTTTTAACGGAGCTGGTATTCGGATTTGGAAGCGGTATATTCTCATCCATTATCGTAAGCGGCCTTCTGCCGGTCTTTGAATACATATTCAACATGACAACAGACATAAAGCTATTGGAGCTTGGCAATCTAAACAACCCGCTGTTGAAAGAGCTTGCCATTAAGGCGCCAGGCACATACCACCACAGCATCGTTGTCTCAAGCTTAGCAGAGGCGGCGGCAAGCGAAATCGGGGCAAACCCGCTTATAGCCAAGGTCGGCTCATACTATCACGATATAGGCAAGATCAAGAAACCGATGTATTTTGTGGAAAACCAGACAGACGGCATAAATCCGCATGACAACCTAAAACCGTCAATAAGCGCATTAATCATTAAAAACCATGTAAAATACGGCGTGGAGATAGCCAAAAAACACAGGCTGGGCAACTACATCATAGACATCATTCAACAGCACCACGGCACAAGCCTGATCAAATACTTCTACAACAAAGCCAAGGAGAACGGCCTCAATCCCAAAGAGGAAGATTTCAGATACCCAGGCCCAAAACCCCAGACCAAAGAGGCCGGTATTGTTATGATAGCAGACGAGGTGGAGGCAGCATCGAAGACCCTCTCCAATCCGACCGTTGCACACCTAAACGACTTCGTCAGGGAGATAACCAACAAGATCTTCTTAGACGGGCAGTTGGATGAGTGTGAATTGACGCTAAAGGACCTAAACAAGATAACAACGAGCTTTGTGAATGTCCTTGTGGGCATCTTCCACCACAGGATAGAATATCCGGATGAGGAAAAACAGAATGAACCTAACGGTGATAATAAAAAAGCCTAA
- the ybeY gene encoding rRNA maturation RNase YbeY produces MRKNRMNLTVIIKKPKEFIDEATIEGFVEFLFKKSNEDCKKELNIVLVDDNEIARLNEQFKNREGPTNVLSFYGYDGDILGDIVISSDTIEKEAKEKKEDAKDYLLFIIAHGFLHLLGYTHETMEKFESMMKKQRELVDEFLKRGG; encoded by the coding sequence ATGAGGAAAAACAGAATGAACCTAACGGTGATAATAAAAAAGCCTAAAGAGTTCATAGATGAGGCAACGATAGAGGGCTTTGTAGAGTTTCTATTCAAAAAAAGCAACGAGGATTGCAAAAAGGAGCTCAACATAGTGCTTGTTGACGATAACGAGATAGCCAGACTAAACGAGCAGTTCAAAAATAGAGAAGGGCCGACCAATGTATTGAGTTTTTACGGCTATGACGGTGATATATTGGGTGATATAGTAATCTCTTCAGATACGATAGAGAAAGAGGCCAAAGAAAAAAAAGAGGACGCCAAGGACTATTTGTTGTTTATAATAGCGCACGGTTTTTTGCACCTTTTGGGCTATACCCACGAAACGATGGAGAAATTCGAAAGCATGATGAAAAAGCAAAGGGAATTGGTTGATGAGTTCCTAAAAAGAGGGGGTTGA